TCTGTCTTTGGGAGATGTGGAATGAGCAGGTTTTTAAttgtcactttgttttcaggGTCCTCCTGGAAAAGATGGAGAAGTTGGCCCTGCTGGTCCCCCTGGCCCACCTGTGAGTGtctgctttctcttttgtttctgttaattacatttttattctacAGATCACTGAGACATTATCATCCCTTCTCGCAGGGTGttgcaggagacagaggagagcaagGACCTCCAGGTGTGAATGGATTCCAGGTACGTATTGACTGGTAgtaaaatgtgagaaaagcagTTCATGAATGCATTCTCTGTAAAATGTCTTAGACCTCAGTGTGTGCTGCAGAAGTGCTGTGATGGTCATCTTTAACATCTTTTGTGGTCTCAGGGTTTGCCAGGAAATCAAGGCCCCCCTGGAGAACCTGGAAAACCAGGTGATCAAGTAAGTGTGACAAAAGCTTCAAATCCTGCTTTGATCAATCACATCAATATAATGTTGTTAAATCGTTTGAAAAGTTATTGATGGAGCTTGATGGTGATGAGGACTGTTGGTTATTTTCAGGGTATTCCTGGAGAGCTTGGCGCTGTGGGTCAGATTGGACCAAGGGTAGGTGGATTTCCCCATGAAATACATTCATTTCAGTTACTCTGAGGTCGATAGTGACACTGACTATCTGAGACTGAAACtggtgattttcttttctccaggGTGAGCGTGGAATTccaggggagagaggagaactGGGCCCAACTGGTCTACAGGGACCTAAAGGAATCCCCGGTGCTCCTGGTCCAGATGGGCCGAAGGTACGATTACAGTTGCACAACCTATGTAAGCAGCAGCAGATACTACATTTTAAACAAAGGACTAACCCTGGTGTTTGTCATTGAAGGGTAGCCCCGGTCCCCCTGGTGCACTAGGTGATGCGGGTCCTCCAGGTCTTCAGGGAATGCCAGGAGAGAGGGGCATCTCTGGTCCTCCTGGGCCTAAAGGTGACAGAGTAAGTTTGTCACCATCTTCTTTTTATATTGTTGCTCATGATATACCATGTGTTTCATGtcacacatgaaaaataacGAGTGTGTGCTCTGATCTGTGCTAACACTGAATAAAGGAGCCTTACACTTTTTTCCCTGTCTGTATAGGGAGCAATTGGTGAGAAAGGATCTGAAGGAACACCTGGAAATGATGGTGCAAGAGTAAGCAAAACATCTTTCATTTAAGGTCACAACACATTCAGTCTCAGCTCAGCTGTGGATAAAGAAGCTCAGTTTACATTTGTAGGACTAAAGCAAATCTACAACTGATGATGCATCAGTGCAGAGCTGGAGACTTGTCGCAGCTTGTTTAAAGAAATGAGGCCACTGACGTGACTGCACAAGTTACTGATAGCAGTAATGAGCTGATTTCCTTTCTGTCAACAGGGGGCCCCAGGTCCTGTCGGCCCACTAGGACCTGCTGGACCCAGTGGTGAGAAggtacagtttttcttttctttcttacatGTGTTAAAAAGCTGCTTTTCACATCACAAAAATTCAAAGTTATGACTGCAGGACACGAAGATGTTTTGAAGAAAGTGTCAGCTCCCAGAATGCCCCACTGTGCTGTTAAtccttctgctgcttctcttgGCTGTATTTGATCACATCCTCCAGCTTGTGACTTTGGCTTGCATTActtttacaaatataaaaaacactGGTTTTATGGGGCAGCACAGGCTCAATAAATGACTGTAGAATTATTCTCAGTAAACATGTTATATCGCTGCAGGGAGAACCTGGACCCAAAGGACCAGCTGGACCTCCTGGATCCAGAGGAGTGCCTGTGAGTAGACCTGGCCAGTGTTTTCAACTTAACTACATTTTATCGATTTTACCCTTGTTTATTGTGCTGCAGTATATTAAGTTAAGTAAGTTATTACATAGTGCTTTGACTTATAAATACATCTTCTAACACAGGGTGCAAGAGGTGACCCTGGCCCAATCGGTGCTGTTGGATTTGCTGGACCCCCTGTAAGTAGTTGAAAACACTCCCCTCATCTTTATCTCctaaaactatttatttttctatttaatgcactgttatatatatattatatatatatatgtttaccAATCTTACCTAAACATTACAGGGTCCTGATGGTCAACCTGGAGTCAAGGGAGAGCCTGGAGAGCCAGGTCAGAAAGGAGATGCTGGATCACCAGGACCTCAAGGCTTGGCTGGGGCTCATGGACCTCCTGTAAGTTTACCTGAAAAATTCTCTcaataaaaaatgacttaaacagcagttgttctgtcacattttcatcagCAGTTTCTGTTGGACTTTTATTTGGTCCATTTTTTAGGTCTTGGTAcattaactgtaactgtgtcGTCTGGTGACTTTATGTCAGAGACGTTAGCTTTTGTGTGCTGCAAACAGACTCCTGATAAATACTTTTCTGAttaagtgttgttgtttttcaggggCCAATTGGAGTTGCTGGActgaaaggaggaagaggaacacaGGGCGCACCGGTAAGATCATTTCATAATGACAGAGCTGTTATTCCAATGAAACAGGAAGAGTATCACTCCTGCCTATTCACTTCATCTTATGcagatttcagtgtttgtcaAACAGCAGATGTCACCTGTAAATCAGTTTGTGAACACCTTGTGtcattttcctgtttccaggGTCCTACTGGTTTCCCTGGATCTGCAGGAAGAGTCGGACCACCAGGCCCAACTGTAAGTTTAGTTCTTactggaaatgaaaacacattcaggGCTACAGTGACGACATATATTTGCAATATGACTGCATGCTCCATGATTGTAACCCTTCCTACCAGGGTCCAGTTGGAGAGCCCGGACCTCTTGGACTTCCAGGGAAAGAGGGACCCCCTGGTCTTCGTGGAGACCATGGACCCCCCGGAAGACAGGGAGAGCGAGGTCCACCAGGTCCGCCCGGCAGCCCAGGAGACAAAGGGGACTCTGGAGAAGATGGGCCCACGGTAAACTCATGCTCTTGTTATGACAAGCTGCCAGTTTGATGCACACTGAGGACCACATGTTAAAATTTCTAAATTACGATAGTATGGTCAGTGTGGTGGTATTACTGCCAACCAGAATCTCAAAGCCAGAACATGTATTGATTCTGTCCACATTGAATCTAAATGTTCTGTGTGCCGTGATCTTGGCTTTAGGGTCCTGATGGTCCTCCAGGCCCAGCTGGAACTACAGGACAGAGAGGCATTGTGGGTCTTCCTGGTCAGAGAGGAGAGCGTGGGATGCCAGGCCTTCCAGGACCAGCGGTCTGTATCACTGACGTCCTCATGTCATTTACTGGACGTGGTTTTAGTTCAATGCTTCTACAACTTAGAGTTAATACTGATGTGTCTGTTGAttagtgtgtgtggtgtacctctttctttttcttaggGTCCACCAGGAAAACAGGGATCCCCGGGACCATCTGGAGATAAAGGCCCCCCAGGTCCAGTGGGTGTTCCTGGCGCCAATGGACCTCGTGGTGATCCTGGTCCTGATGTAAGCACAAGTTTTAAAAATGGTTTCAGTTACATTACCCATGTGTTTCTCAGATGTTGCCATAACGTGTTTTGGTGTGCTCCTCAGGGCCCTGCAGGATCTGACGGTCCACCAGGCAAGGATGGCGTTCTTGGACAAAGAgtaagagacaaaaaagaattcaaatgtgaggtttgtgttgatgtgtgtatatgttttccATATTTCAAGTGACTGACAGGGGTTACCTTCTCtagggagacagaggagatcCTGGTCCAGAGGGCTTGGTCGGTCCACAGGGACTTCCAGGCACTCCAGGTCCTGTTGGTGCACCAGGTGATGctggaaagagaggagatgcTGTAAGTGGACTGTGTGTTAGTTTGTATCTCTGTCCGTCAGCAGGATGCAAAAGATTAAGAACagagcagcaaaaacaacaaaaacagagatcaGTCTGAAGGTGGACTGGATTTCACCCCTCAGGGCATGTTAGAACATAAATGGACTTAATATGAAGTGATGGGAATGATGTGCTTGGGTATAATTAGGAGTTGGAGTTTTTCAGTGTTGGCAGAGGTCTGTGCTCCCTGATGGCTGTATAATTATTTGACTCATTTGCAGGGCTCACGAGGACCTGTCGGTCCGCCTGGCTCAGCTGGAAAGAGAGGATTAGTGGTGAGTATCTGATATCCAATATTAGCCCAGAACCAGAATGAGGACGCCCCCCTTTCAAAGCAAATATGAAATGTGTTCAATTTGTCCTAATTCAGGGACCCCAAGGACCACGAGGAGATAAGGGTGACCTGGGTGATCacggagagagaggacagaagggaCATCGAGGTTTCACTGGTTTGCAGGGTCTTCCTGGACCTCCAGTAAGTCAGAGTGATGCTCAGTAATGAGAACATGTCATCTCACATCTGATTCATCTCAGATGTGAATCTTTCCTGACACACCCAGAGCAACATACTCTAGTTACACTGTTTCTCCATGATGCTCAGATTCACTTTGCCAGCCGTGCTCTAAAATGCAAATTCAGAACAACAGTGATGAAAAAGTTGAGTGATGAAAATGCATGCATTTCACTTTTGATGGTTTTCTGGTTCTTCTATATTTTTTCACACAACTTTAATGCAGAGCATCAACACAAGTGCAAAGTCTTCTGCTATGACTGTTCTCAGTCCTGTTCCTAATAAGACaaatctgtttctgctgtgtgagAACACATTGaggtggaaaataaaataaaaacactcccTAATGACAGTGAAGGGACAATACTAGATAGTCACCTCTCCGCTGTACAGAGCTGTGTGAATGTAAGACAAGAAAATCTGTGGGAGAACACCAGAAGTCCAACACTGTAACAGTATCACACTGGAAAATGCTACAAATCAGGAGAGACCCAAATCCAGACTGGACTATAACTGGTTGTTCCCTTATCTTTCTCTAACATTGAAAATtcctgacaaagaaaaacaatcattCATTATGAGTTTAAGgctaaaaaactaaaaactgcaATATGCATTTTCTCTCTTGCAAACTAGAATGCAGTTCTAAAAATACAcctgaacacagaaaacaaatatgctACACATTCTATAATGTagaattaaaaacagatgtataTCAGATTTATAGAGGGAAGTCTTGTGGTTCAGATGTGAGTTTCCTGCTTGAGTTCATCAAGCACTGGTGCAGTAAAGATACTAATGAATATTTATTGCCTTTAGGGTACAACAGGTGAGCAGGGAGCTCCAGGAATTGTTGGACCAGGTGGCGCAAGGGTATGATAATATTATTCTATATAAGTTTCATGCTTACATTCATTTTGGAATTAAACTCTAAGCTAACGACTTTTAACTGGAATGTGATTCAGGGGCCTCCTGGACCTATTGGGCCTCCTGGAAAGGAAGGATACATTGGACAGCCAGGACCCATGGGACCTCCTGGAACCCGTGGAATCAGTGGAGAAATTGGGCCAGAGGTACCATCTCATTACACAGTACAGAGAGAAAGTTCTAACTGTATGTTATGTTGTCTGTTGAATTCATGAAAGATTGCAGCAAACttagttaaaaacaaaagagaaaaattgTTTGAGTCAGTAACAGCTTTAAAGAAAAGCCTAAGACTAAACATCTTTTAAACAGATGCAAGGACGAGGGGAATGGTTTACGAGTCTTATTATTATCTGAACGAGAGTCAAACACCCAACTACTCCTAAATCCACAGGGTCCTCCAGGAGAGCCCGGTCCCCCAGGTCCTCCAGGTCCACCAGGGCCTCCCATTGCTGCTGTAGAAGACCTCTTTGGCCCTCACGATTACGACTCtggccctcctcctcctcctgagttCAGTGAGGACGAGGCCCTGCCCAACAGCAACTCCTCCACCATCGTGCCTGTCGACCCTGGCGTCCAGGCCACACTGAAGGCCCTCAGCAGCCAGATCGACAGCATGAAGAGCCCAGACGGCAGCAAGAAGCATCCTGCAAGGACCTGTGATGACCTGAAGAGATGCTACCCCATGAAGAAGAGTGGTGAGtgtcagagagaggaatgagTGTTTTGGGAGACTTTACTCTTCCAAGTAATTCTTACCATGATAGATGTAGAATAAATCAACACTTTAGCTGAAAGGTTCTGCTACATGTTCAAAAATCCAAAGAGTtgtatcactgttttttttatgtagGTGAGTTCTGGGTGGATCCAAACCAAGGCAGCGCTGAGGACGCCATCAAAGTGCACTGCAACATGGACACCGGAGAGACCTGCATCGCCGCCAACCCATCCAGCATACCTCGTAAAGTGTGGTGGAGCTCTTCCAGGAACAAACCCGTGTGGTTCGGAGCTGACATCAACAGTGGAACACATGTGAGCACCTCCATTTTGAcgatgggagagagaggggggagcaGGGCTGTGAAcggcaaacacacaaaaagttgTTAAAGCCTTTAGAGAAAAAGAGTCCTGTAAAGACTGAGACTGAAGTGAGAACGACGTGCTCAGACATGATGCAGAACAACTTAATTTTAGGgagagaaataatgaaaaactcATGTATTTGAAATAGTGCATCCTGGCTTGCTGGTGGACTTTTCAAGGCTCTTTACTGATTGCCGTTTTTGTTTCTCCAGTTTGCTTATGGCAACAAAGATCAGCCAGCCAACTCCATCACAGTGCAGATGACCTTCATCCGCCTTCTGTCCAAAGAGGCTTCCCAGACCATCACCTACCACTGCAAGAACTCCGTGGGCTATAAGGATGAGAAGACCGGCAACTTTAAGAAAGCTGTGATCCTCAAAGGCGCCAACGACCTGGAGCttaaagcagagggaaacaacCGCTTCAGATACACAGTGGTGGAGGACTCCTGCTCAGTAAGTTCACATGTTTTAGTTGAGACTTTGCTCTTTttacatattcattcattcaagctCGCTGTTTTGGCTTCAAACCCTCCTGTTTAGGTTTAGTCTGTTCTCACCTGTGCtgttcacagacagacagcagctaaCTCTCTTTTAGCAGCAAAAATGATAAGCAGATAACAGTAAACAGTACAAGTTAGCGATTAACTAATGAACATTGTGGAGCATTTAGAGAGTAGAAAACGGCTGCAGCTGATGAGTTAAGTTGAAAAAACTGACGCAAGCAGGTGGTAATGTTAGCTAGGTTGGGTAGCTAACGTTGGTACCGCTAGTAAAAGCGGGTACCTCTGATATACATTATGGCTTTAGTAGGCTGTTTCTTGGTATGAGTCCACGTATTCATGTTTTGGTTATCAGTCCATTTCTGTACTGCCCAAAAAAATTGCGAAAATAGCTAACTAAGGCTGTCTCTTTTGCCAGGCAAAGATAGCTAGCTAATGCTAGCTTTAGTcgccttagctgggcagcacagaaaagtaCAGTAAACCGAAACACGAAGACGTGGGCTCATAGCAGGAAACACCCCATTAAATCCATAGCAAATATCAGGGGTGGCCGTTTTAACCGGTGGGTGGTAACTAGGTTAGCTAGTTAACATCAGCACCTACTAACTTCAAACTTCAACTCACTTTTGTAACTTATCAACAacagccatttcctcttctctttcattaCAAGGAAAGCAACACAATGACAGTGAATCtttttttggactcagatctatttaaacaacacagaacataGAACTGCTGCATCCTGGAAATAGGAGAACCACGACAAAGTTGGACCCGGAAACGGCTGTGACCTCAGACTTAAAAGTGGATCTCATGTGACACCAGCCAGTCTGATCTTAGTGCCGGTCCCAATAACAGATAAATGGGAGGGTTGCGTCAGGGAGGGCATCCAGCATGGAAAACCTGTGCCAAGTCAAATATGCAGCTTGGCAACAAGTATTTTTTGGCAGAGAAAGAAGGACTCAGTTACTGGGCAAAGAAACTATTCTGTAAAGTCAGTGCCCAGTcataaaaatgctgtttcttGATATGTATAAAAGCTACAAAACTACTAAGATACTGACTGAATTTCCATTTGTTTGTCTCCCTTTCACAGAAAGCAAATGGCAACTGGGGCAAGACAGTGTTTGAGTACAggacacagaaaacagcaagaCTTCCTATTGTGGATATTGCCCCTGTGGACATTGGTGGCCCTAATCAAGAGTTCGGCATCGATATCGGGCCCGTGTGCTTCTTGTAAGACCGTCAGCGATCGGTCGGGGATGCGTCGGGGACAATCCTGAGACTATTGAACTGACAGCTGACACGATCAGCCACGTTGTACATACGAGTACTGAGAACTATTCTGGCCCTGTGGCAAGATATTTATTGTGCCTTTCGACCCAGTTCAAGACATCGAAGATTTGTAAGTTAGATGAATGTTTGGAATTTACATAAAAAATTGGTAAAAATCAGAATCATTCCTCTGTCTTCTTGTGTATGTTTGACTTTAAGCTTCAAGCATTTCGAGGCTCACTATGGTCCAGTCTGGTCCATAGGTCTTaccttttaattttatttcacaaaacaacacCGCCAAAGATTTATGAGTATAAAAGCTTTAAACTGTTAATTATAACTGCTGTTTATAGGCCCAGAAAAATCCCACTGAAAACCCCACTACTAATTTTTACAGAtttgtctgttctttttttattttaaatgtctgaatataaaacaacattGTGGTGCTATTGAGGAACCAATACAGCTGATGATGCGTTCACCAGCTCAGGTATTTTCTTATGACAGTTTTGATGAACCAATGTCTGTATCCAGTTATTTTAAACTCTGTACCAATCACGTAGAACATTAAAGACACATTAAGACTGTCGATTCCTCAGTGTTAGCTACCTCGTCACCGAAACTGAGAAAACGATGACACTACATgtaaatcttttctttttcacaggTGCTGTTTTGTAAGTAGTGTGATGATCTTTGTGCACTTCTCCCAGGCTTCGCGGTACAGGGCAGGGTTTGGGGTTGCCAATAAAGATCTTTCTGTCAACGATGGAGAGATGAATGAGGTGTCGTGTGAGTGGTGTGTGGtgatttgtgacattttttttcttttccctcaaCTTTAATATCGAACAGTAACAGGTAGCACAGAATATCCTATTTTTATGCATGTCAGTTCCCCCTTTGCAGTATCCTGGACTTATATGCTcttgaaatcttttttttttataatcagTTTTATAGAATAAGGTGGCTGTGAGTGCCTGTTTGCTTTGTATTTCTTGCTAtgcaacaaattaaacaaaatgctTGTTAATCCCCCCAAGCTCCTGTCATATTAATTCAGGTATAGTTAGGTCCGTTAAGTTTGTTATTTTGCACACAGACTCATTTTTAgacatatttttgtagttttaaaaaacaaatgtacttGACATAGTTACACAGTTGTTTCTAATGTAAgctgtttgtttaaaatttttATGAATGTGCCTTCAAGTAATTCCATTGTGACCACTTGGTTCATATTTGAGCATATTTATTATAGATTTGTAAAAGTTTGCAAGGCCTGACTGCCTGCGAACACCcgggaggcagagaggaggaggaggaggaggaggaggaggagggagcttTCCACACTGGAAGCAGATGCGTTTCatcttttgaaaataaatattgaaaatatttctctctgcctgttctTGTTTGAGGAGAGTTCATTTGGTCCTTTGAAAAACTTGATTTCAGCCTCAAGAGGGAGAGTGTGGAATCTTGAGgctaaaacagaaaatctgtgaTGAATGTCGGGAGACATGAAGCCAGACTGCAGGATTAATACAGCTGTAGCTGAAGAAGTGGGACAATGGCAGAGTGAACTGTCACTGAAACTGAATAGGCGCAGTCACGCTTTGTGCTGATATTTCCTTGTTTACCACTGCAGtgtagtgtgttagcatgttagcatgctgcaGGTAtctggtcataaaccaaagtattggtTTGTACTAAACTTTCTGACGATCAATTCGAtagtttttgagatattttagtctttttGCCATCTCTTAGAGATTTACAATCAAACACATTAACTACTGAACAGCTAAAGAAAGTCAGAAGAATAATATGAGGATCAATGTGCAGCATTTTTTGCagtattttctttaataactgTAACAGCAAAGTCAATGCAACCAAAAGTAAAAGAATGGGAATAGTACTGCATGTATGGACAGAGTCTGTCCAAAAAAGTGCCTTCTGGTGCAAGAGAAGAGGAGACTAAGATGACGACAAAGTCATAATACGACAGGTAAATACTGAAATGTCAACTCAAATGACTTtacatgttaaaaaacaaacaacaacaaatccatCTGGATTAATGAACTACTTAATGTGTGACTTGATGCTGAGTAAAATaagctacagtatgtgatgTTATGGGCGAGCTGAAAGTCTGTGTTAATGATACAGGTTCCATTTATTTATCTTGCCAGCTTGTGTTGGCGTACAAACAGGAATGTGTCAACAATACAGAATTCAAATggtgcatacacacaaactgtctCATATGAAAATTCTGACACAGAGTGTACCATTAAACATATTCCACTATTTACATCTCTCATTTCCTGTGCAAGCAAAGGTACTCAAAACTACTCCTTCcatactattattatttttttcttacaaaaatAGTTCTTTTCTATAATGGATCTGTGTTTACCTTGAAATATCGAAAAACCAATCTAAATGCAAATGCATATAAACCTCAAGATGAAAACTGTGACATCTTGACTCGACTGTGGAGTGGATTTTGGCACTTCTTCATACAAACGAGATAAAAGTACGCGACGAGGAACATCTTCTTGGCATCAGCAGCGGCTGTCGAGCGGGTCCAGAGAGAAGACGGTGCCCTCTAAGGTTAGTCCCATTTTGAACCCCTCCTGGAAGACAAGTCAGTCAACAGCTGTGACACACGGACGTGATCTCTGAGAGGAACACAGGGTCTGAGGGATGTTTAGATTAGAGCCAATGGCAAGAAAAGGCTGTAAACCTCTGAGGTTAAGAAAGAATGAAATGATCAACAAGACAGAGATTACAGCACGGCCGCTCCGTCATGCTCCGTCATGCTCCGTCATGCTCTATACACAAGATCATAagcccaaacacaaacaacaaggCATGCATCTCCACGGAGGAGGCACCAGTGAAACTCACAGTCAGATTTCATTTAGCTGACTGCACAAGATAAATGCAGCCAAACTGGACTGGTAATTGTTTTAATGTGCTCTTTCATAATGCATTATTTGATACGGGTCACAACTGCAAAAGCGTATTTTTATTACCATAATGAAAAGCTTACTGATGTATGAtgcacctctgtgtgtttgctcacaTTAGTCTGTTGTTGTCcataaaagagacaaaagaagcTCATTAGCTGCAGAGCAACAGAGCTGAGACAATAAGACACAAGCTGCTGATTAATGACATGGCCACAGATGCACCGTGAACATTCAAGTTTCTTTCAGTGTGAGAACATGCAGCAACATTCAAAGCATGCACGACAAACAGAGTCAGAGCACAGGCAGAGAGCAAAGAGTACAAACCATCTCTGCCGCTACAAgtagaaagaagaggaagagatgagTTTGAAGACGTTCAAGTTTGCactaaagagaagaaaaatgtgtatCAGAGCAACACTGCCTCCTACTGGCCACACACGGCTAAGAGTCAGCAGatgttctgctgcagctgatgctgAGCTGAAGTCAGGATTCTCTGATCAGActttaaacagacagagaaagacatcagctgtgtctgtAACAATCTGACCACACTCTGAAACTCACTTTGGAGgctgatgaaataaaaactgacaggaCTTCACCGTCCTCAACTATTTACAGTGGTGGGAAATTCATACATGTAAAACCTCAGGCATTAATTTAGTGAAATCAGCTCATCTCTGCTTAAACGTTTCATTTTTAACCTCCAGACTATTTTAAAGCTTCTTGTCTTGTGGCTGAGCGATGAGCTGAGTGAACGTGTGGCTCAGTGTTTACATGTGAAGGTGgtaaagagagaaaactctGCAGAGACgcctcagttttgtgttttggagaaCGCAGCCATGATGAAAACTGGCTGTGTTTttatggtgatggtgatgaaaaCACTTCAGTCTCCTACACTCCTGATTCCAGTGTAACCCTGCAGCTTAACTTCACACTCTGTTTGACCAGCATCACCTCTCTGACCGTCACATTAATCATGACATCTTAATGTCTTT
This genomic window from Lates calcarifer isolate ASB-BC8 linkage group LG1, TLL_Latcal_v3, whole genome shotgun sequence contains:
- the col5a2a gene encoding collagen, type V, alpha 2a isoform X2 yields the protein MMSFVHLRTFLFLVVSVAQVLIVTCQDGNSGDDVSCTADGQVYTNRDIWKPEPCRICVCDNGQVLCDEIQCDELTACEKVVIPDGECCPVCQTGTESTSSGGTSTFGGGRIYKGQKGEPGDVPLVTGIRGRPGPMGPAGMPGERGRPGPGGIAGKRGSPGNIGKPGPMGPLGLNGPPGYPGTPGMKGQPGPTGVRGPEGPQGQRGETGHQGRAGPVGIRGPMGTDGGPGAKGPVGNVGPQGPGGHPGPPGPPGPQGSTGQPGIKGQLGDVGVPGFKGEAGPKGESGPPGSQGVIGPQGEEGKRGPRGDPGSVGPPGPVGERGAPGNRGFPGADGLPGPKGAQGDRGISGPPGPKGSLGDPGRTGEPGLPGARGLTGTPGVQGAEGKPGPLGAPGEDGRPGPAGSIGNRGPAGTMGVPGPKGFSGDPGKTGEQGSAGVPGQRGPPGKDGEVGPAGPPGPPGVAGDRGEQGPPGVNGFQGLPGNQGPPGEPGKPGDQGIPGELGAVGQIGPRGERGIPGERGELGPTGLQGPKGIPGAPGPDGPKGSPGPPGALGDAGPPGLQGMPGERGISGPPGPKGDRGAIGEKGSEGTPGNDGARGAPGPVGPLGPAGPSGEKGEPGPKGPAGPPGSRGVPGARGDPGPIGAVGFAGPPGPDGQPGVKGEPGEPGQKGDAGSPGPQGLAGAHGPPGPIGVAGLKGGRGTQGAPGPTGFPGSAGRVGPPGPTGPVGEPGPLGLPGKEGPPGLRGDHGPPGRQGERGPPGPPGSPGDKGDSGEDGPTGPDGPPGPAGTTGQRGIVGLPGQRGERGMPGLPGPAGPPGKQGSPGPSGDKGPPGPVGVPGANGPRGDPGPDGPAGSDGPPGKDGVLGQRGDRGDPGPEGLVGPQGLPGTPGPVGAPGDAGKRGDAGSRGPVGPPGSAGKRGLVGPQGPRGDKGDLGDHGERGQKGHRGFTGLQGLPGPPGTTGEQGAPGIVGPGGARGPPGPIGPPGKEGYIGQPGPMGPPGTRGISGEIGPEGPPGEPGPPGPPGPPGPPIAAVEDLFGPHDYDSGPPPPPEFSEDEALPNSNSSTIVPVDPGVQATLKALSSQIDSMKSPDGSKKHPARTCDDLKRCYPMKKSGEFWVDPNQGSAEDAIKVHCNMDTGETCIAANPSSIPRKVWWSSSRNKPVWFGADINSGTHFAYGNKDQPANSITVQMTFIRLLSKEASQTITYHCKNSVGYKDEKTGNFKKAVILKGANDLELKAEGNNRFRYTVVEDSCSKANGNWGKTVFEYRTQKTARLPIVDIAPVDIGGPNQEFGIDIGPVCFL
- the col5a2a gene encoding collagen, type V, alpha 2a isoform X1: MMSFVHLRTFLFLVVSVAQVLIVTCQDGNSGDDVSCTADGQVYTNRDIWKPEPCRICVCDNGQVLCDEIQCDELTACEKVVIPDGECCPVCQTGTESTSSGGTSTFGGGRIYKGQKGEPGDVPLVTGIRGRPGPMGPPGSPGERGPRGNKGRPGLRGPAGYDGEPGVPGQPGEPGPPGHPTHGGLESQMASGFDGKKTGPQAMLSGSRGEAGARGPPGPNGAPGQAGPQGPPGDVGDPGHMGPSGQRGPEGPQGKPGEDGEPGKPGNSGEVGFPGSPGSRGFPGTPGPPGLKGHRGHAGPLGQKGETGAVGSKGATGPPGSMGAPGPMGPAGMPGERGRPGPGGIAGKRGSPGNIGKPGPMGPLGLNGPPGYPGTPGMKGQPGPTGVRGPEGPQGQRGETGHQGRAGPVGIRGPMGTDGGPGAKGPVGNVGPQGPGGHPGPPGPPGPQGSTGQPGIKGQLGDVGVPGFKGEAGPKGESGPPGSQGVIGPQGEEGKRGPRGDPGSVGPPGPVGERGAPGNRGFPGADGLPGPKGAQGDRGISGPPGPKGSLGDPGRTGEPGLPGARGLTGTPGVQGAEGKPGPLGAPGEDGRPGPAGSIGNRGPAGTMGVPGPKGFSGDPGKTGEQGSAGVPGQRGPPGKDGEVGPAGPPGPPGVAGDRGEQGPPGVNGFQGLPGNQGPPGEPGKPGDQGIPGELGAVGQIGPRGERGIPGERGELGPTGLQGPKGIPGAPGPDGPKGSPGPPGALGDAGPPGLQGMPGERGISGPPGPKGDRGAIGEKGSEGTPGNDGARGAPGPVGPLGPAGPSGEKGEPGPKGPAGPPGSRGVPGARGDPGPIGAVGFAGPPGPDGQPGVKGEPGEPGQKGDAGSPGPQGLAGAHGPPGPIGVAGLKGGRGTQGAPGPTGFPGSAGRVGPPGPTGPVGEPGPLGLPGKEGPPGLRGDHGPPGRQGERGPPGPPGSPGDKGDSGEDGPTGPDGPPGPAGTTGQRGIVGLPGQRGERGMPGLPGPAGPPGKQGSPGPSGDKGPPGPVGVPGANGPRGDPGPDGPAGSDGPPGKDGVLGQRGDRGDPGPEGLVGPQGLPGTPGPVGAPGDAGKRGDAGSRGPVGPPGSAGKRGLVGPQGPRGDKGDLGDHGERGQKGHRGFTGLQGLPGPPGTTGEQGAPGIVGPGGARGPPGPIGPPGKEGYIGQPGPMGPPGTRGISGEIGPEGPPGEPGPPGPPGPPGPPIAAVEDLFGPHDYDSGPPPPPEFSEDEALPNSNSSTIVPVDPGVQATLKALSSQIDSMKSPDGSKKHPARTCDDLKRCYPMKKSGEFWVDPNQGSAEDAIKVHCNMDTGETCIAANPSSIPRKVWWSSSRNKPVWFGADINSGTHFAYGNKDQPANSITVQMTFIRLLSKEASQTITYHCKNSVGYKDEKTGNFKKAVILKGANDLELKAEGNNRFRYTVVEDSCSKANGNWGKTVFEYRTQKTARLPIVDIAPVDIGGPNQEFGIDIGPVCFL